The following nucleotide sequence is from Candidatus Krumholzibacteriia bacterium.
CGCGGCCGTCGCCGGTGACCGCGCCGGCGATGGTGCTGCACGTGCAGTCGTCGACCGGACGTCCGCAGTCGGGGCACATGCGGCCGTGGTCGGTCGAGTAGACCAGGCCGTCGCCGGAATCGCGTTTGCGCTTGGCCATGCGAGGGAGTATGGAAGCGGGAGATCCGAAGGAGCGTGCCGCAGCGTAGGGGAGCGCGTCGCGGCGCGCAAGGCAGGGTGCGCGCACCGGGAGTCCACCATGACACGGGTTCTGCGGGCCGGACACGACGACCTGGGCCCGGCGGTCGAGGCCCTGCGCCGCGGCGGCCTCGTGGCCTTCCCCACCGAGACCGTCTACGGCCTCGGCGCGCGGGCCGACGATCCGGTGGCCCTCGAGGCGATCTTCCGCGCCAAGGGCCGTCCCCACGACAACCCGCTGATCGTGCACGTCGCCTCGACCGACGCCGCGCGCGCGGTGCTCGCCACCTGGCCCGACGGCGCCGAGCGTCTGGCCCGGGCCTTCTGGCCCGGCGCGCTCACCCTGGTGGGCGCGCGGCGCCCGGAGTTCCCCGCCGCGGTCAGCGCCGGCCTCGACACGATCGCCGTGCGCGTGCCCGACCATCCGGTCGCCCGCGCGCTGCTCGAGGGCGCCGGTCCGGTGGCCGCACCGAGTGCCAACCGCAGCGGACGGCCGAGCCCGACCACGGCCACGCACGTGCTCGACGACCTGGGCGATCGCGTCGACGTGGTGATCGACGGCGGCGCCTGCCGCGTGGGA
It contains:
- a CDS encoding L-threonylcarbamoyladenylate synthase, translated to MTRVLRAGHDDLGPAVEALRRGGLVAFPTETVYGLGARADDPVALEAIFRAKGRPHDNPLIVHVASTDAARAVLATWPDGAERLARAFWPGALTLVGARRPEFPAAVSAGLDTIAVRVPDHPVARALLEGAGPVAAPSANRSGRPSPTTATHVLDDLGDRVDVVIDGGACRVGLESTVVDVTVDPPLVLRPGAVPVEALRAVLGAVDLHPTVAVPSETTDARAPGMKYRHYSPRAPLSLIEGDPDAVRLHLTALAAENPTVGIVGLQLGATGDRVVSFADLEAFAHDFYAALRALDARGVSRIVVGTVADEGLGRAILNRLRKAATRVERV